Proteins found in one Jatrophihabitans sp. genomic segment:
- a CDS encoding AI-2E family transporter → MDAKGAVPIGAQPVEEVVNVRRPRSVIAFACWFAVGVGVAYLGFRIVEQLRTILYLLAFSLLIGVTLDPMISFLQRRGMRRAVAALLTWLAVVALLTAPIVLAVNAASTQLPQLVESGPELIRDAASHLGSLGDQIAAAATEPSNGSVNPSDFFDYVLTGGTLLFTAVTDIVVVAFLSLYFAIGLPHLRELALKAVPASRQVRTARILDELIVQVGRFMLSTVMIAVLCGLATSIWSLAWGIPYAVLLGALVTVLSLVPVIGSTVGGVVVTLVSLSVSLPTAIATLVFYLGYRLFEDYLIQPRVMKFSVQLPGVITLPSVILGGAIFGVPGALFGVPLALILRVLVRELVFPATDQA, encoded by the coding sequence ATGGATGCCAAGGGCGCCGTCCCGATCGGCGCGCAGCCGGTCGAGGAAGTGGTGAACGTCCGCCGACCGCGCTCGGTCATCGCGTTCGCCTGCTGGTTCGCCGTCGGGGTCGGGGTCGCCTACCTGGGTTTCCGGATCGTCGAGCAGCTCCGCACGATCCTGTACCTGCTGGCGTTCTCGCTGCTGATCGGCGTCACGCTCGATCCGATGATCTCCTTTCTGCAGCGGCGCGGAATGCGGCGAGCGGTCGCCGCGCTGCTGACCTGGCTGGCCGTCGTGGCGTTGCTCACCGCTCCGATCGTGCTGGCCGTCAATGCCGCCAGCACCCAGCTGCCGCAGCTGGTCGAGTCCGGGCCGGAGCTGATCCGCGACGCCGCCAGCCACCTGGGCTCGCTCGGTGACCAGATCGCGGCCGCTGCCACCGAGCCCTCGAACGGTTCGGTCAACCCCAGTGATTTCTTCGACTACGTCCTGACCGGCGGGACGTTGCTGTTCACCGCGGTCACCGACATCGTGGTGGTGGCGTTCCTGTCGCTGTACTTCGCCATCGGGTTGCCTCACCTGCGAGAGCTCGCCCTCAAGGCCGTGCCCGCCTCGCGCCAGGTCCGCACCGCCCGCATCCTCGACGAGCTCATCGTGCAGGTCGGGCGGTTCATGCTGTCCACGGTGATGATCGCGGTGCTGTGCGGGCTGGCCACCTCGATCTGGTCGCTGGCCTGGGGAATCCCGTACGCGGTGCTGCTGGGGGCGCTGGTGACGGTGCTGTCGCTGGTGCCGGTGATCGGCTCCACCGTCGGCGGGGTGGTGGTGACATTGGTGTCCTTGTCGGTCAGCCTGCCCACCGCGATCGCCACCCTGGTCTTCTACCTCGGCTACCGGCTGTTCGAGGACTACCTGATCCAGCCGCGGGTGATGAAGTTCTCCGTCCAGCTGCCCGGCGTGATCACGTTGCCGTCGGTGATCCTCGGCGGGGCGATATTCGGGGTCCCGGGCGCGCTGTTCGGGGTGCCGCTGGCACTGATCCTGCGGGTGCTGGTCCGCGAGCTGGTGTTCCCGGCCACCGACCAGGCCTGA